A single window of Marinobacter sp. LA51 DNA harbors:
- a CDS encoding Na+/H+ antiporter family protein, with protein sequence MNAVVAAVAIMLVLSLSRIHVVVALIIGAISGGLIAGLSLDATIEAFNNGLGGGATVALSYATLGAFAVAIGKSGLAHALADRALALVGRQEDGAAVTGMRFLIIGLLLAVAISSQNILPIHIAFIPLVVPPLLYVMAKLNMDRRLVACVLTFGLITPYMFLPIGFGGIYLNEILVAKINANGVDASDLNVMKAMALPALGMLCGLLIAVFFSYRGGRDYDMEALTKAERVDASYSPRTLVMALVAIVTAFVVQLWLGSMILGALAGFVLFNLSGVVRWKEADDLFTEGMKMLAMIGFIMIAASGFAEVMRETGEIATLVDSSVATIGENKALAALLMLVVGLLITMGIGSSFSTIPIIAALYVPLALQLGFSPLAIVALVGTAGALGDAGSPASDSTLGPTAGLNVDGQHNHIWDTVVPTFLHYNLPLLGFGWLAAMVL encoded by the coding sequence ATGAATGCCGTTGTTGCCGCGGTTGCGATCATGCTCGTCCTGAGTTTGAGCCGCATCCACGTTGTTGTTGCCCTGATCATTGGTGCCATTTCCGGCGGCCTGATTGCCGGCCTGTCCCTGGACGCCACCATTGAAGCCTTCAACAATGGCCTCGGCGGCGGCGCCACCGTAGCCCTGTCCTACGCCACTCTCGGGGCGTTCGCCGTCGCCATCGGCAAATCCGGCCTGGCCCACGCCCTGGCCGATCGTGCCCTGGCTCTGGTCGGTCGACAGGAAGACGGCGCTGCCGTTACCGGTATGCGGTTCCTGATCATTGGCCTGCTGCTGGCGGTGGCCATCTCGTCCCAGAACATCCTGCCCATCCACATTGCCTTTATCCCGTTGGTGGTGCCGCCACTGCTGTATGTAATGGCAAAACTGAACATGGACCGCCGCCTGGTGGCCTGCGTACTCACCTTCGGCTTGATCACCCCGTACATGTTCCTGCCGATTGGCTTTGGCGGCATCTACCTGAACGAGATCCTGGTCGCCAAGATCAACGCCAACGGCGTCGACGCCTCAGACCTGAACGTGATGAAAGCCATGGCACTACCGGCACTGGGCATGCTCTGCGGTCTGCTGATTGCGGTCTTCTTCAGCTACCGCGGTGGCCGGGACTACGACATGGAGGCACTGACCAAAGCCGAGCGCGTGGATGCCAGCTACAGCCCACGCACCCTGGTAATGGCGCTGGTTGCCATTGTGACCGCGTTCGTGGTGCAGCTCTGGCTCGGCTCCATGATCCTTGGCGCCCTGGCCGGTTTCGTGCTGTTCAACCTGTCCGGGGTAGTGCGCTGGAAAGAAGCCGATGACCTGTTCACCGAGGGCATGAAGATGCTGGCGATGATCGGGTTCATCATGATCGCCGCCTCCGGCTTTGCCGAAGTTATGCGCGAGACCGGCGAAATCGCCACCCTGGTGGACAGCTCCGTCGCCACCATTGGCGAGAACAAGGCCCTGGCGGCCCTGCTGATGCTGGTAGTCGGCCTGCTGATCACCATGGGCATTGGCTCGTCCTTCTCGACCATTCCCATTATCGCAGCCCTGTACGTGCCGCTGGCCCTGCAACTGGGCTTTAGCCCCCTGGCCATCGTCGCCCTGGTTGGCACCGCTGGCGCCCTGGGTGATGCCGGTTCTCCGGCCTCGGATTCCACCCTCGGCCCCACGGCTGGCTTGAACGTCGACGGCCAGCACAACCACATCTGGGACACCGTAGTGCCGACGTTCCTGCACTACAATCTGCCGCTGCTGGGCTTTGGCTGGTTGGCGGCTATGGTTCTCTGA
- a CDS encoding sensor domain-containing diguanylate cyclase translates to MKHTANPVALFWLVLVTLLSMNQVHADPAAIRWFQDAGQPLNINEVLAREPDQWQSVAAGRGLNLGFSDSTYWIQVVVAPKSENQVLEISYPLLDEVDLFWILNGQVIRSYQTGDARPFSNRPVDHRNFVFPVPSKTEPVTAFLRVKTQGAVQVPVEVESAVEFLAGEQLSYGWQAMFLGIIIALALYNLFLYTIIRQPTYLWYVLTVVLSGLVHLHFKGILFQWLWPELPGLNRYVTIPLTGLTMIAALMFSLQFLAVARYSKASCRFLQVMMVAAGISILIGALGAYQSAITLVAVLAAIATPAAWLIGIYVWSRGQKLAGIYVLAWTPLLLGHLILAVSKLGYLPTTFLTEFGPQIGVAIEVILLSFALAYRINLERQRRLRAQEQALGIQRQANQTLEERVRERTDELQRANRRLEAISLTDGLTQVANRRQFDKCLKEEWCRIGRQELPLSLLLLDIDYFKSVNDRYGHLVGDDCLITVAAICANEIQRSGDLLSRYGGEEFAVLLPATPAEGAEQVAERLRQAVENATVYPGAQEAAVSLSVSVGVATVVPTQDVAPGELIRRADAALYGAKGAGRNRVMTYRGLRTVSAGDQ, encoded by the coding sequence ATGAAGCACACCGCCAATCCTGTTGCCCTGTTTTGGTTGGTACTGGTCACGCTGTTGAGCATGAACCAGGTCCATGCTGATCCCGCTGCAATCCGCTGGTTCCAGGATGCCGGCCAGCCGTTGAATATCAATGAGGTTCTGGCCCGGGAGCCTGATCAGTGGCAATCGGTTGCTGCCGGCAGGGGGCTGAACCTGGGGTTCAGCGACAGTACCTACTGGATTCAGGTGGTGGTGGCGCCGAAATCGGAGAACCAGGTACTGGAGATCAGCTACCCGCTGCTCGATGAGGTCGACCTGTTCTGGATACTCAATGGCCAGGTCATCCGCAGCTACCAAACCGGCGATGCCCGGCCCTTTTCCAACCGTCCGGTTGATCATCGTAATTTTGTCTTCCCGGTACCTTCCAAAACCGAACCCGTTACCGCCTTCCTGCGGGTGAAAACTCAGGGTGCCGTGCAGGTGCCGGTGGAGGTGGAATCGGCGGTGGAGTTCCTGGCCGGTGAACAACTGTCTTATGGCTGGCAGGCCATGTTCCTGGGCATCATCATAGCGCTGGCGCTGTACAACCTGTTTCTGTACACCATTATCCGGCAACCCACCTACCTGTGGTACGTGCTGACCGTGGTGCTGTCAGGGCTGGTGCACCTGCATTTCAAGGGTATTCTGTTCCAGTGGCTGTGGCCGGAACTGCCCGGACTGAACCGGTATGTCACTATACCGCTCACCGGTCTGACCATGATCGCGGCGCTCATGTTCAGTCTCCAGTTCCTGGCCGTAGCGCGTTACAGCAAGGCCAGTTGCCGGTTCCTGCAGGTCATGATGGTGGCTGCCGGGATCAGCATCCTGATCGGCGCGCTTGGCGCTTACCAGTCGGCTATCACCCTGGTGGCGGTCTTGGCTGCCATCGCGACTCCAGCGGCCTGGCTCATAGGCATTTATGTCTGGTCCCGGGGCCAGAAACTGGCGGGCATTTATGTGCTGGCCTGGACACCGCTGTTGTTGGGCCATCTGATTCTGGCCGTCAGCAAACTGGGCTACCTGCCGACGACTTTCCTGACCGAATTCGGGCCCCAGATAGGCGTCGCCATTGAGGTCATCTTACTGTCGTTTGCCCTGGCCTACCGGATCAACCTGGAGCGCCAGCGCCGACTCCGGGCCCAGGAACAGGCTCTAGGGATTCAGCGTCAGGCCAACCAGACCCTGGAGGAGCGGGTTCGGGAGCGCACGGACGAACTGCAGCGGGCTAACCGCCGGCTGGAAGCGATCAGCCTGACCGATGGCCTGACACAGGTCGCCAACCGGCGCCAGTTTGATAAGTGCCTGAAGGAGGAGTGGTGCCGGATTGGTCGCCAGGAACTGCCCTTGAGCCTGCTACTGCTGGACATTGATTACTTCAAGTCGGTGAACGATCGCTATGGCCATCTGGTAGGAGACGACTGTCTGATTACCGTTGCCGCCATCTGTGCCAATGAAATCCAGCGTTCGGGGGATCTGCTGTCGCGCTACGGCGGTGAGGAATTTGCGGTGTTGTTACCGGCGACGCCGGCGGAGGGTGCCGAGCAGGTGGCGGAGCGCCTCAGGCAGGCAGTAGAGAATGCCACGGTGTATCCGGGCGCCCAGGAAGCGGCAGTCAGTCTCAGTGTCAGTGTTGGCGTTGCCACCGTGGTGCCGACCCAGGATGTGGCCCCGGGCGAGCTGATCCGGCGTGCCGATGCCGCGCTCTATGGTGCCAAGGGCGCTGGCCGGAACCGGGTGATGACCTACCGCGGACTCCGTACGGTGTCCGCGGGCGATCAATGA
- a CDS encoding MATE family efflux transporter produces the protein MFHLPAIDRRLWALAWPLMLTNLTVPLLGLVDTAVLGHLESPEYLGAVAVGANLFSILYWTFGFMRMGTTGLAAQAWGKRDRFGQVALLLRSVLLSVAIGLLLILLHQPLISLGLNLMNPSPDVSSLAAEYAAIRIWSAPAVLCQYTLVGWLIGTQFARGPMIMLIVANGVNIVLDILFVTGLGWNSRGVAIATVIAEYGAAGIGFAIVLTRMPEGQRLTRALFGKLSDYLAILQVNRFIMVRTIALLLVLAFFTAQGARQGDTILAANAVLLTFLLLISNALDGFANAAEALIGEAIGKGSQSRFRAVFRSALRWSLWGALLLTVVFVAGGRGLIALLTGIEEVRTTAWQYLPWLWLLPFAAVWGFLLDGVFIGATRTRDMQNTMLFSALAVFVPVWWLTTGWGNHGLWFSLICLMLARALSMGWLCWSHSRHQRWFERA, from the coding sequence ATGTTCCACCTGCCCGCCATCGACCGGCGCCTCTGGGCCCTGGCCTGGCCATTAATGCTCACCAACCTGACCGTGCCGCTGCTGGGCCTGGTGGATACTGCCGTGCTGGGTCATCTGGAGAGTCCGGAATACCTCGGCGCGGTAGCCGTCGGCGCCAACCTGTTCAGCATCCTGTACTGGACTTTTGGCTTCATGCGCATGGGCACGACCGGCCTGGCGGCCCAGGCCTGGGGCAAGCGCGACCGGTTTGGTCAGGTCGCCCTGCTGCTGCGTTCGGTGCTGCTGTCGGTGGCGATCGGGCTGCTGCTGATCCTGTTGCACCAGCCACTGATTTCCCTGGGCCTGAATCTGATGAACCCCAGTCCGGACGTCAGCAGCCTGGCCGCCGAGTATGCCGCCATCCGGATCTGGAGTGCGCCGGCGGTGCTGTGCCAGTACACGCTGGTGGGCTGGCTGATCGGCACCCAGTTCGCCCGCGGCCCGATGATCATGCTGATCGTCGCCAATGGCGTGAACATCGTGCTGGATATCCTGTTTGTCACCGGTCTGGGCTGGAACAGCCGGGGCGTTGCCATCGCCACGGTAATCGCCGAATACGGTGCCGCCGGCATCGGCTTTGCCATCGTGCTGACCCGGATGCCAGAGGGCCAGCGCCTGACCCGGGCCCTGTTCGGAAAACTGAGCGACTACCTGGCCATTCTGCAGGTGAACCGGTTCATCATGGTGCGCACCATTGCCCTACTGCTGGTGCTGGCGTTCTTTACGGCCCAGGGTGCCCGCCAGGGCGACACCATCCTGGCCGCCAACGCAGTGCTACTCACCTTCCTGCTGCTTATATCCAATGCCCTGGACGGGTTTGCCAATGCCGCCGAGGCCCTCATTGGTGAGGCTATCGGTAAGGGCAGCCAAAGTCGGTTCCGGGCCGTGTTCCGCAGTGCTCTGCGCTGGTCGCTCTGGGGCGCCCTGTTGCTAACCGTGGTGTTTGTCGCCGGGGGGCGGGGCCTGATCGCGCTGCTGACCGGTATTGAAGAAGTTCGCACCACCGCCTGGCAATACCTGCCCTGGCTCTGGCTGTTGCCGTTTGCGGCGGTCTGGGGTTTTCTGCTGGATGGGGTTTTCATAGGAGCCACCCGCACCCGTGACATGCAGAACACCATGCTGTTTTCGGCGCTGGCTGTGTTCGTGCCGGTGTGGTGGCTCACCACCGGTTGGGGCAACCACGGCCTGTGGTTTTCACTGATCTGCCTGATGCTGGCACGGGCGCTCAGCATGGGCTGGCTGTGCTGGTCCCACAGCCGACATCAGCGCTGGTTTGAACGCGCCTGA
- a CDS encoding DoxX family protein, whose translation MLENVDLGKLIIRLTLGGLMLFHGIAKLLNGIGFIEGELVSHGLPAVLAYGVFIGELLAPLMVMLGYHTRIGALLIIFNMLVAIALVHGHQLLSLGSNGGWALELQGFFLFTAVAVIFLGPGRYKLKN comes from the coding sequence TTGCTGGAAAATGTCGATCTGGGAAAACTGATCATCCGCCTGACCCTGGGCGGGCTCATGCTGTTCCATGGCATCGCCAAACTGCTTAACGGTATTGGTTTCATTGAGGGTGAGCTGGTTAGCCACGGCTTACCTGCGGTGCTGGCGTACGGCGTATTTATTGGCGAGTTACTGGCACCGCTGATGGTCATGCTGGGTTATCACACCCGCATTGGCGCGCTGCTGATCATCTTCAACATGCTGGTGGCAATTGCCCTGGTGCATGGTCACCAGCTGCTGTCACTGGGCAGCAACGGCGGCTGGGCACTGGAGCTGCAAGGTTTCTTCCTGTTTACCGCGGTTGCGGTCATTTTCCTTGGCCCGGGCCGCTACAAGCTGAAAAACTGA
- a CDS encoding bifunctional diguanylate cyclase/phosphodiesterase translates to MRLQTYMGFRGRLITVMISLVVVVSLIMAALFMAYLFEDEKNRANEQLTIGERMTRELLDRRTDLILSRLRVVVQDFGFRSAVASGDHGTIKSALENHSRRAQTDFSLLIDSTGKILASTTNHRPLEVVDALSNSRASRDITQTFAYIGGQGYEVLQVPVEGPGLRARLIAGFALDQSLARLIARLSGTEVVFRARSDSSADYQIVAATGDRDIDMERELTQTKDEPRMLLNRQHYFSRAITLDNKGSGDIQAVLMISRQATLESYYTRVKMIAILVGGILVLAIALALIIARTLGKPVLQLADYARAVGEGQNPTPPYIRTGGELKQLRNALRDMLVRLREREAQIRYAATHDDVTGLGNRNALMQSAQAMFEDGEACTLLGIQLNDLADINDTLGLEFGDAVLVGVGQRLRNGLPDARMIARTGGGEFLALVPSSSPEQVDALARHLLQIVQTPQQINGSPFSVRASMVTMELPGDASNTNELRRRLNLTFEQAEDHPEPVTRYRPGQDESHLRELQLTADLHTAIIDHGLHMNYQPKLNTRTGELVQVEALVRWIHPELGFVSPEEFIFLAEQSGQIHDLTAHILERVAEDARAWAEQGVNAGVAINLSAMDLTWPELTDHLTRAFANWHQGMERITLEVTESALMKDPEEAMATLNRLKALGMTLSVDDFGTGYSSLSQLRKLPVQELKIDKSFVLNLDTEPQDQLIVKSTIDMAHGLGLKVVAEGIENLAAWELLQQWRCDLAQGFYLSRPVAANQLVETAQTLASRRQDLTEQLLEDHS, encoded by the coding sequence ATGAGACTGCAAACATACATGGGCTTTCGGGGCCGATTGATCACCGTCATGATTTCACTGGTGGTGGTCGTCAGCCTGATTATGGCGGCCCTTTTCATGGCCTACCTGTTTGAAGACGAAAAGAATCGCGCCAACGAGCAACTGACAATTGGCGAACGAATGACTCGTGAGTTGCTGGACCGCAGAACAGATCTGATTCTTTCGCGACTACGAGTAGTGGTTCAAGATTTTGGCTTTCGCTCGGCCGTGGCTAGTGGTGACCACGGCACCATTAAAAGTGCACTGGAAAATCACAGCCGTCGGGCCCAAACCGACTTTTCGTTGCTGATCGACAGCACCGGCAAAATATTGGCTTCCACCACAAATCACAGGCCTCTAGAAGTGGTGGATGCCCTCAGCAACAGCAGAGCAAGTCGGGACATCACCCAAACTTTCGCCTATATCGGTGGACAGGGCTACGAGGTTCTCCAGGTCCCGGTGGAAGGTCCGGGTCTTCGAGCGCGCCTGATAGCCGGCTTTGCCCTTGATCAATCTTTGGCCCGGTTGATTGCTCGCCTGAGCGGCACGGAAGTCGTGTTCCGGGCTCGTTCTGACAGCAGTGCTGACTATCAAATAGTTGCCGCCACCGGCGACCGAGATATCGACATGGAGCGCGAGCTGACACAGACAAAAGACGAACCACGAATGTTGTTAAACCGACAGCACTATTTCAGCCGCGCGATTACCCTGGACAACAAGGGCTCCGGCGATATCCAGGCAGTGCTGATGATCAGCCGGCAAGCCACACTTGAGAGTTATTACACCAGGGTTAAAATGATCGCCATTCTGGTAGGTGGAATCCTGGTTCTCGCCATCGCACTGGCTCTGATTATCGCCCGAACGCTCGGCAAGCCAGTGTTGCAGTTGGCCGACTATGCCCGAGCTGTCGGCGAGGGCCAGAATCCGACTCCGCCCTACATCCGAACCGGTGGGGAATTAAAACAGCTGCGAAATGCCCTCCGCGACATGCTGGTTCGGCTGCGGGAACGGGAAGCTCAGATTCGGTATGCCGCCACCCACGATGACGTAACAGGCCTCGGAAACCGCAACGCGCTGATGCAGTCGGCCCAGGCTATGTTCGAAGACGGCGAGGCCTGCACGCTGCTTGGCATTCAGTTGAACGACCTGGCCGATATCAACGACACCCTTGGCCTGGAGTTTGGAGATGCGGTGCTGGTGGGCGTTGGTCAACGTTTAAGAAATGGACTTCCCGATGCTCGAATGATCGCCCGGACCGGTGGCGGTGAGTTCCTGGCCCTGGTTCCATCAAGCAGTCCAGAACAAGTTGATGCCCTCGCTCGACACCTCTTACAAATAGTTCAGACACCGCAACAGATTAATGGCAGCCCATTTTCAGTACGAGCCAGCATGGTCACTATGGAACTCCCTGGCGACGCATCCAATACCAATGAGCTGCGCCGGCGGCTGAACCTGACCTTCGAACAAGCCGAGGATCACCCGGAGCCCGTTACCCGATACCGTCCAGGCCAGGACGAGAGCCACCTGCGCGAGTTGCAGCTGACCGCCGATCTGCACACTGCCATCATCGATCATGGCCTGCACATGAACTACCAGCCCAAGCTGAATACCCGTACCGGTGAGCTGGTTCAGGTCGAGGCCCTGGTGCGCTGGATCCACCCGGAGCTTGGTTTCGTTTCCCCGGAGGAGTTCATTTTTCTGGCCGAGCAGTCTGGCCAGATTCACGACCTGACCGCCCATATCCTTGAGCGCGTCGCCGAGGACGCACGGGCCTGGGCCGAGCAGGGAGTCAACGCCGGTGTCGCCATCAATCTGTCGGCCATGGACCTGACCTGGCCGGAGCTTACCGATCATCTCACCAGGGCCTTTGCCAATTGGCACCAGGGCATGGAACGAATCACCCTGGAAGTGACCGAGAGCGCCCTGATGAAGGACCCGGAGGAGGCGATGGCAACACTGAACCGGCTCAAGGCACTGGGCATGACCCTGTCCGTAGACGATTTCGGCACTGGCTACTCATCCCTGTCGCAGCTTCGCAAGCTGCCAGTGCAGGAGCTGAAAATCGACAAGTCCTTTGTCCTGAATCTGGACACCGAACCCCAGGACCAGCTGATCGTGAAATCGACCATCGACATGGCCCATGGCCTGGGCCTGAAAGTGGTGGCCGAAGGTATCGAGAACCTGGCCGCCTGGGAGCTACTGCAACAGTGGCGGTGTGACCTTGCACAAGGCTTTTACCTGAGTCGGCCGGTGGCCGCAAATCAGCTGGTCGAAACCGCCCAAACGTTGGCCAGCCGTCGCCAGGACTTAACAGAACAACTATTGGAAGATCATTCATGA
- a CDS encoding methylamine utilization protein translates to MRKVTAAVLASLLWPMSAMAANLSLTLTTSDSNAPVAGAVVYLDRVDEVAPISAEIYQKDREFHPKILILPVGSQVEFPNRDNTQHHVYSFSPAKSFNIELYAGKPPVPVLFDQPGIVELGCNIHDHMQAFIVISETTAIGQTDVSGRVTLPVTAAEPVTLKIWHPRLPDNTRPIIRTWDKGSDRSLSIDLVPEPETGDSMNLLQRRFQEL, encoded by the coding sequence ATGAGAAAAGTAACAGCCGCAGTACTGGCGTCCTTGTTGTGGCCGATGTCAGCAATGGCAGCCAACCTGAGCCTCACCCTCACCACCTCCGACAGCAACGCTCCGGTCGCTGGTGCCGTGGTCTACCTGGATCGCGTCGACGAAGTAGCACCAATAAGCGCCGAAATTTACCAGAAAGATCGCGAATTCCATCCAAAAATCCTGATCCTGCCGGTTGGTTCACAGGTCGAATTCCCCAACCGCGACAACACCCAACACCACGTGTATTCGTTTTCTCCGGCCAAGAGCTTCAACATAGAGCTGTATGCTGGTAAGCCTCCAGTCCCGGTGCTGTTCGACCAGCCAGGTATTGTTGAACTGGGCTGCAACATTCACGACCACATGCAGGCTTTTATCGTGATCAGCGAAACCACCGCCATTGGCCAAACGGATGTCTCCGGCCGCGTCACCCTTCCGGTGACTGCCGCTGAACCGGTAACACTCAAGATCTGGCATCCGCGCCTGCCTGACAATACCCGGCCAATCATCCGGACCTGGGACAAGGGCAGCGACCGGTCACTGTCCATTGATCTGGTTCCTGAACCGGAAACGGGCGACTCCATGAACCTTTTGCAACGACGCTTCCAAGAGCTTTGA
- a CDS encoding YheV family putative zinc ribbon protein yields the protein MASPKRFIAGAVCPRCAEMDKIMMFTTDDDDQVRECVACGFTDAVSDAEQPSSNPELETRVNTRKNEDDHTVKQVVFFKSGDDD from the coding sequence ATGGCGAGTCCAAAACGCTTCATCGCCGGCGCTGTCTGCCCCCGCTGCGCGGAGATGGACAAGATCATGATGTTCACCACCGATGACGACGATCAGGTGCGAGAGTGTGTGGCCTGCGGCTTTACCGACGCGGTGTCGGACGCTGAGCAGCCGTCCTCCAATCCTGAGTTGGAGACGCGGGTGAATACGCGTAAGAATGAGGATGACCACACGGTGAAGCAGGTGGTTTTCTTTAAGTCTGGGGATGATGACTGA
- a CDS encoding DUF1653 domain-containing protein, protein MTDSRHTIRPGRYRHYKGKDYQVIDLARHSETEEWLVVYRCLYGDHSLWVRPLSMFRETVELAGEQVPRFSRIGDD, encoded by the coding sequence ATGACCGACTCCCGACACACCATCCGACCCGGTCGCTACCGCCATTACAAGGGTAAGGACTACCAGGTCATCGACCTGGCCCGACACAGTGAGACCGAAGAATGGCTAGTGGTTTATCGCTGCCTGTACGGCGATCACAGCCTCTGGGTCCGGCCGCTGTCGATGTTTCGGGAAACCGTAGAACTGGCCGGTGAACAGGTGCCCCGGTTTTCCCGCATCGGTGACGACTGA
- a CDS encoding DUF3034 family protein, whose translation MTYRPLILATLFALACPSVSADIGSRIWATGGVSTIEGSAGGGLVPWALLGSYASDEEWGGTLALSQAETDDYSLSVTGAGLNWNNRIELTVARQTLDLDELVFTLKNGFGLEQDELNQDIIGAKVRLAGDVLYSPWGQWSAGVQYKRQRDFTVPEAIGARDDSGTDLLLSASKLFFAAVFDRNLLVNATARATKANQGGLLGFGGDRNNGYEVMAEASVGVFVNRQWLLGAEYRQKPDNLSFADEDDWWDLFVAWVPDRRLAVTAALVNLGDIATLEDQQGLYLSLQGSF comes from the coding sequence ATGACCTACCGCCCGCTGATACTGGCCACCCTGTTTGCCCTTGCCTGCCCGTCGGTCTCGGCCGACATTGGCAGTCGGATCTGGGCCACCGGTGGCGTATCCACCATTGAGGGCAGTGCCGGCGGCGGTCTGGTGCCCTGGGCGCTGCTCGGCAGTTATGCCAGCGACGAGGAGTGGGGCGGCACCCTCGCGCTCAGCCAAGCCGAGACTGACGACTACAGCCTGTCAGTCACCGGTGCCGGATTGAACTGGAATAACCGGATTGAGCTGACCGTGGCTCGCCAAACACTCGATCTGGACGAGCTGGTGTTCACCCTGAAAAACGGTTTCGGCCTGGAGCAGGACGAGCTCAATCAGGACATTATCGGCGCCAAGGTGCGGCTGGCCGGCGACGTGCTCTACAGCCCCTGGGGCCAGTGGAGTGCTGGCGTCCAGTACAAGCGCCAGCGCGACTTTACCGTGCCCGAGGCCATCGGCGCCCGGGACGACAGCGGCACCGACCTGTTGCTTAGCGCCAGCAAACTGTTCTTCGCTGCCGTGTTCGATCGCAACCTGCTGGTGAACGCCACCGCCCGTGCCACCAAGGCCAACCAGGGCGGCCTGTTGGGTTTTGGCGGTGATCGCAATAACGGTTATGAGGTGATGGCGGAGGCCAGTGTCGGGGTCTTTGTGAACCGCCAATGGCTGCTGGGTGCCGAGTACCGACAGAAGCCCGACAACCTGAGCTTTGCCGACGAAGACGACTGGTGGGACCTGTTTGTCGCCTGGGTGCCAGACCGGCGCCTGGCGGTAACCGCGGCCCTGGTTAATCTGGGCGACATCGCTACCCTGGAAGATCAGCAAGGCCTTTACCTGTCGCTGCAGGGGAGCTTCTGA
- a CDS encoding group I truncated hemoglobin, whose translation MCHHTTPRFTALTRRALTLLAVFALAGCQTLTTNPVPTIDASTSTEPTLYQQLGERAGLAEIVEDLLYLIVDDERISHQFKGINVAQFHRHLTDQLCQLSGGPCTYNGRSMRKAHADMAITETQFNALAENLILAMEQNGISTGAQNRLLKRLIPMHPDIRNL comes from the coding sequence ATGTGCCATCACACCACACCCCGGTTCACTGCTTTGACCCGTCGTGCCCTTACGCTGCTTGCCGTTTTCGCCCTGGCCGGCTGCCAGACCCTCACGACCAACCCCGTACCAACGATCGACGCCAGCACCAGCACCGAACCGACGCTGTACCAGCAGCTGGGCGAGCGCGCCGGACTGGCGGAGATTGTTGAAGACCTGCTGTACCTGATCGTGGACGACGAGCGCATTAGCCACCAATTCAAGGGCATCAATGTGGCCCAGTTTCATCGCCACCTGACCGATCAGCTGTGCCAGCTCAGCGGCGGGCCCTGTACCTACAATGGCCGATCCATGCGCAAGGCCCACGCTGACATGGCGATCACCGAGACCCAGTTCAATGCCCTGGCGGAGAACCTGATCCTGGCAATGGAGCAGAACGGAATCAGCACCGGCGCGCAAAACCGGCTGCTGAAACGGCTGATTCCGATGCACCCCGACATTCGTAATCTGTAA